From Dreissena polymorpha isolate Duluth1 chromosome 15, UMN_Dpol_1.0, whole genome shotgun sequence, a single genomic window includes:
- the LOC127860263 gene encoding kielin/chordin-like protein isoform X16, translating into MRSGGLVLGAILVFLVAVVSAGRAKKCKDGKVYGSFGQEYDAPKNPCKPCTCRNGRWKCVTIDCPKPNCDNPYKPPGKCCKECKPGCEIDGKKYNDGEDVPSDNKCEVCKCLKGTVECNPTGCPPLPSYCEKPYTPTGKCCPECKTGCDYSDTHYDEDGNVPSDNKCKTCKCIKGKVECYPVECPPLPSFCEKPYTPPGQCCPECKTGCDYNDKHYDEDGNVPSDNKCKTCKCIKGKVECYPIGCPPLPSYCEKPYTPPGQCCPECKTGCDYNDKHYDEDGNVPSDNKCKTCKCIKGKVECYPVECPPLPSYCEKPYTPPGQCCPECKTGCDYNDKHYDEDGNVPSDYKCKTCKCIKGKVKCHPIGCPPLPSYCEKPYKPPGQCCPECKTGCDYNDHHYDEDGNVPSDNKCKTCKCIKGKVDCYPIGCPPLPSYCEKPYTPPGQCCPECKTGCDYNDHHYDEDGNVPSDNKCKTCKCIKGKVECYPIGCPPLPSYCEKPYTPPGQCCPECKTGCDYNDKHYDEDGNVPSDNKCKTCKCIKGKVECYPIGCPPLPSYCEKPYTPPGQCCPECKTGCGYKDKEYAEDDSVPSENPCEVCKCVKGKVECAVIDCPELPPYCEKYTPPGKCCPECKTDSGCELNGKKYAEGEKVPTPNPCKICSCQFGKINCKDVKCKQCDAYKPPDKCCC; encoded by the exons AGTGCAAAGATGGAAAAGTATATGGAAGCTTTGGTCAAG AATACGATGCACCCAAAAACCCTTGTAAACCATGCACGTGTCGCAACGGGAGATGGAAGTGTGTTACTATTGACTGCCCCAAGCCAAACTGTGACAACCCTTACAAACCACCGGGAAAGTGCTGTAAGGAATGCAAACCAG GCTGCGAAATTGatggaaaaaaatataacgatg GTGAAGATGTGCCGAGTGACAATAAGTGTGAAGTGTGCAAGTGCCTTAAAGGGACGGTAGAGTGCAACCCCACAGGATGTCCACCTTTACCGTCTTATTGTGAAAAACCGTACACACCAACGGGAAAATGTTGCCCGGAATGCAAAACAG GTTGCGATTACAGTGACACGCACTATGATGAAG ACGGCAATGTCCCGAGCGACAATAAGTGTAAAACCTGCAAGTGCATCAAAGGGAAGGTAGAGTGCTATCCCGTAGAATGTCCGCCTTTGCCGTCGTTTTGTGAAAAACCATACACACCACCGGGGCAATGTTGCCCGGAATGTAAAACAG gTTGCGATTATAATGACAAGCACTATGATGAAG ACGGCAATGTCCCGAGCGACAATAAGTGTAAAACCTGCAAGTGCATCAAAGGGAAGGTAGAGTGCTATCCCATAGGATGTCCACCTTTGCCGTCGTATTGTGAAAAACCGTACACACCACCGGGGCAATGTTGCCCGGAATGTAAAACAG gtTGCGATTATAATGACAAGCACTATGATGAAG ACGGCAATGTCCCGAGCGACAATAAGTGTAAAACCTGCAAGTGCATCAAAGGGAAGGTAGAGTGCTATCCCGTAGAATGTCCACCATTGCCGTCGTATTGTGAAAAACCGTACACACCACCGGGGCAATGTTGCCCGGAATGTAAAACAG GTTGCGATTATAATGACAAGCACTATGATGAAG ACGGCAATGTCCCGAGCGACTATAAGTGCAAAACCTGCAAGTGCATCAAAGGGAAGGTAAAGTGCCATCCAATTGGTTGTCCACCGTTGCCGTCGTATTGTGAAAAACCGTACAAACCACCCGGACAATGTTGCCCGGAATGTAAAACAG gtTGCGATTATAATGACCATCACTATGATGAAG ACGGCAATGTCCCGAGCGACAATAAGTGTAAAACCTGCAAGTGCATCAAAGGGAAGGTAGATTGCTATCCCATAGGATGCCCACCTTTGCCGTCGTATTGTGAAAAACCATACACACCACCGGGGCAATGTTGCCCGGAATGTAAAACAG gtTGCGATTATAATGACCATCACTATGATGAAG ACGGCAATGTCCCGAGCGATAATAAGTGCAAAACCTGCAAGTGCATCAAAGGGAAGGTAGAGTGCTATCCCATAGGATGCCCACCTTTGCCGTCGTATTGTGAAAAACCATACACACCACCGGGGCAATGTTGCCCGGAATGTAAAACAG gtTGCGATTATAATGACAAGCACTATGATGAAG ACGGAAATGTCCCGAGCGATAATAAGTGCAAAACCTGCAAGTGCATCAAAGGGAAGGTAGAGTGCTATCCCATAGGATGTCCACCTTTGCCGTCGTATTGTGAAAAACCGTACACACCACCGGGACAATGTTGCCCGGAATGTAAAACAG GTTGCGGTTATAAAGACAAGGAATATGCTGAag ACGACAGTGTGCCAAGCGAGAATCCTTGTGAAGTGTGCAAGTGTGTCAAAGGGAAGGTTGAGTGCGCAGTGATAGATTGCCCTGAACTGCCACCATATTGCGAAAAATATACGCCACCTGGAAAATGTTGCCCGGAGTGTAAAACAG ACAGCGGTTGCGAACTGAATGGCAAGAAATATGCAGAAG gaGAAAAGGTTCCAACTCCAAATCCTTGCAAGATCTGCTCTTGCCAATTTGGGAAAATTAACTGCAAAGACGTCAAATGTAAACAATGCGATGCGTACAAACCACCGGACAAGTGTTGCTGTTGA
- the LOC127860263 gene encoding kielin/chordin-like protein isoform X45: protein MRSGGLVLGAILVFLVAVVSAGRAKKCKDGKVYGSFGQEYDAPKNPCKPCTCRNGRWKCVTIDCPKPNCDNPYKPPGKCCKECKPGCEIDGKKYNDGEDVPSDNKCEVCKCLKGTVECNPTGCPPLPSYCEKPYTPTGKCCPECKTGCDYNDKHYDEGCDYNDKHYDEDGNVPSDYKCKTCKCIKGKVKCHPIGCPPLPSYCEKPYKPPGQCCPECKTGCDYNDKHYDEDGNVPSDNKCKTCKCIKGKVDCYPIGCPPLPSYCEKPYTPPGQCCPECKTGCDYNDHHYDEDGNVPSDNKCKTCKCIKGKVDCYPIGCPPLPSYCEKPYTPPGQCCPECKTGCDYNDHHYDEDGNVPSDNKCKTCKCIKGKVECYPIGCPPLPSYCEKPYTPPGQCCPECKTGCDYNDKHYDEDGNVPSDNKCKTCKCIKGKVECYPIGCPPLPSYCEKPYTPPGQCCPECKTGCGYKDKEYAEDDSVPSENPCEVCKCVKGKVECAVIDCPELPPYCEKYTPPGKCCPECKTDSGCELNGKKYAEGEKVPTPNPCKICSCQFGKINCKDVKCKQCDAYKPPDKCCC, encoded by the exons AGTGCAAAGATGGAAAAGTATATGGAAGCTTTGGTCAAG AATACGATGCACCCAAAAACCCTTGTAAACCATGCACGTGTCGCAACGGGAGATGGAAGTGTGTTACTATTGACTGCCCCAAGCCAAACTGTGACAACCCTTACAAACCACCGGGAAAGTGCTGTAAGGAATGCAAACCAG GCTGCGAAATTGatggaaaaaaatataacgatg GTGAAGATGTGCCGAGTGACAATAAGTGTGAAGTGTGCAAGTGCCTTAAAGGGACGGTAGAGTGCAACCCCACAGGATGTCCACCTTTACCGTCTTATTGTGAAAAACCGTACACACCAACGGGAAAATGTTGCCCGGAATGCAAAACAG gtTGCGATTATAATGACAAGCACTATGATGAAG GTTGCGATTATAATGACAAGCACTATGATGAAG ACGGCAATGTCCCGAGCGACTATAAGTGCAAAACCTGCAAGTGCATCAAAGGGAAGGTAAAGTGCCATCCAATTGGTTGTCCACCGTTGCCGTCGTATTGTGAAAAACCGTACAAACCACCCGGACAATGTTGCCCGGAATGTAAAACAG GTTGCGATTACAATGACAAGCACTATGATGAAG ACGGCAATGTCCCGAGCGACAATAAGTGTAAAACCTGCAAGTGCATCAAAGGGAAGGTAGATTGCTATCCCATAGGATGCCCACCTTTGCCGTCGTATTGTGAAAAACCATACACACCACCGGGGCAATGTTGCCCGGAATGTAAAACAG gtTGCGATTATAATGACCATCACTATGATGAAG ACGGCAATGTCCCGAGCGACAATAAGTGTAAAACCTGCAAGTGCATCAAAGGGAAGGTAGATTGCTATCCCATAGGATGCCCACCTTTGCCGTCGTATTGTGAAAAACCATACACACCACCGGGGCAATGTTGCCCGGAATGTAAAACAG gtTGCGATTATAATGACCATCACTATGATGAAG ACGGCAATGTCCCGAGCGATAATAAGTGCAAAACCTGCAAGTGCATCAAAGGGAAGGTAGAGTGCTATCCCATAGGATGCCCACCTTTGCCGTCGTATTGTGAAAAACCATACACACCACCGGGGCAATGTTGCCCGGAATGTAAAACAG gtTGCGATTATAATGACAAGCACTATGATGAAG ACGGAAATGTCCCGAGCGATAATAAGTGCAAAACCTGCAAGTGCATCAAAGGGAAGGTAGAGTGCTATCCCATAGGATGTCCACCTTTGCCGTCGTATTGTGAAAAACCGTACACACCACCGGGACAATGTTGCCCGGAATGTAAAACAG GTTGCGGTTATAAAGACAAGGAATATGCTGAag ACGACAGTGTGCCAAGCGAGAATCCTTGTGAAGTGTGCAAGTGTGTCAAAGGGAAGGTTGAGTGCGCAGTGATAGATTGCCCTGAACTGCCACCATATTGCGAAAAATATACGCCACCTGGAAAATGTTGCCCGGAGTGTAAAACAG ACAGCGGTTGCGAACTGAATGGCAAGAAATATGCAGAAG gaGAAAAGGTTCCAACTCCAAATCCTTGCAAGATCTGCTCTTGCCAATTTGGGAAAATTAACTGCAAAGACGTCAAATGTAAACAATGCGATGCGTACAAACCACCGGACAAGTGTTGCTGTTGA
- the LOC127860263 gene encoding kielin/chordin-like protein isoform X15: MRSGGLVLGAILVFLVAVVSAGRAKKCKDGKVYGSFGQEYDAPKNPCKPCTCRNGRWKCVTIDCPKPNCDNPYKPPGKCCKECKPGCEIDGKKYNDGEDVPSDNKCEVCKCLKGTVECNPTGCPPLPSYCEKPYTPTGKCCPECKTGCDYSDTHYDEDGNVPSDNKCKTCKCIKGKVECYPIGCPPLPSYCEKPYTPPGQCCPECKTGCDYNDKHYDEDGNVPSDNKCKTCKCIKGKVECYPVECPPLPSYCEKPYTPPGQCCPECKTGCDYNDKHYDEDGNVPSDYKCKTCKCIKGKVKCHPIGCPPLPSYCEKPYKPPGQCCPECKTGCDYNDKHYDEDGNVPSDNKCKTCKCIKGKVDCYPIGCPPLPSYCEKPYTPPGQCCPECKTGCDYNDHHYDEDGNVPSDNKCKTCKCIKGKVDCYPIGCPPLPSYCEKPYTPPGQCCPECKTGCDYNDHHYDEDGNVPSDNKCKTCKCIKGKVECYPIGCPPLPSYCEKPYTPPGQCCPECKTGCDYNDKHYDEDGNVPSDNKCKTCKCIKGKVECYPIGCPPLPSYCEKPYTPPGQCCPECKTGCGYKDKEYAEDDSVPSENPCEVCKCVKGKVECAVIDCPELPPYCEKYTPPGKCCPECKTDSGCELNGKKYAEGEKVPTPNPCKICSCQFGKINCKDVKCKQCDAYKPPDKCCC; the protein is encoded by the exons AGTGCAAAGATGGAAAAGTATATGGAAGCTTTGGTCAAG AATACGATGCACCCAAAAACCCTTGTAAACCATGCACGTGTCGCAACGGGAGATGGAAGTGTGTTACTATTGACTGCCCCAAGCCAAACTGTGACAACCCTTACAAACCACCGGGAAAGTGCTGTAAGGAATGCAAACCAG GCTGCGAAATTGatggaaaaaaatataacgatg GTGAAGATGTGCCGAGTGACAATAAGTGTGAAGTGTGCAAGTGCCTTAAAGGGACGGTAGAGTGCAACCCCACAGGATGTCCACCTTTACCGTCTTATTGTGAAAAACCGTACACACCAACGGGAAAATGTTGCCCGGAATGCAAAACAG GTTGCGATTACAGTGACACGCACTATGATGAAG ACGGCAATGTCCCGAGCGACAATAAGTGTAAAACCTGCAAGTGCATCAAAGGGAAGGTAGAGTGCTATCCCATAGGATGTCCACCTTTGCCGTCGTATTGTGAAAAACCGTACACACCACCGGGGCAATGTTGCCCGGAATGTAAAACAG gtTGCGATTATAATGACAAGCACTATGATGAAG ACGGCAATGTCCCGAGCGACAATAAGTGTAAAACCTGCAAGTGCATCAAAGGGAAGGTAGAGTGCTATCCCGTAGAATGTCCACCATTGCCGTCGTATTGTGAAAAACCGTACACACCACCGGGGCAATGTTGCCCGGAATGTAAAACAG GTTGCGATTATAATGACAAGCACTATGATGAAG ACGGCAATGTCCCGAGCGACTATAAGTGCAAAACCTGCAAGTGCATCAAAGGGAAGGTAAAGTGCCATCCAATTGGTTGTCCACCGTTGCCGTCGTATTGTGAAAAACCGTACAAACCACCCGGACAATGTTGCCCGGAATGTAAAACAG GTTGCGATTACAATGACAAGCACTATGATGAAG ACGGCAATGTCCCGAGCGACAATAAGTGTAAAACCTGCAAGTGCATCAAAGGGAAGGTAGATTGCTATCCCATAGGATGCCCACCTTTGCCGTCGTATTGTGAAAAACCATACACACCACCGGGGCAATGTTGCCCGGAATGTAAAACAG gtTGCGATTATAATGACCATCACTATGATGAAG ACGGCAATGTCCCGAGCGACAATAAGTGTAAAACCTGCAAGTGCATCAAAGGGAAGGTAGATTGCTATCCCATAGGATGCCCACCTTTGCCGTCGTATTGTGAAAAACCATACACACCACCGGGGCAATGTTGCCCGGAATGTAAAACAG gtTGCGATTATAATGACCATCACTATGATGAAG ACGGCAATGTCCCGAGCGATAATAAGTGCAAAACCTGCAAGTGCATCAAAGGGAAGGTAGAGTGCTATCCCATAGGATGCCCACCTTTGCCGTCGTATTGTGAAAAACCATACACACCACCGGGGCAATGTTGCCCGGAATGTAAAACAG gtTGCGATTATAATGACAAGCACTATGATGAAG ACGGAAATGTCCCGAGCGATAATAAGTGCAAAACCTGCAAGTGCATCAAAGGGAAGGTAGAGTGCTATCCCATAGGATGTCCACCTTTGCCGTCGTATTGTGAAAAACCGTACACACCACCGGGACAATGTTGCCCGGAATGTAAAACAG GTTGCGGTTATAAAGACAAGGAATATGCTGAag ACGACAGTGTGCCAAGCGAGAATCCTTGTGAAGTGTGCAAGTGTGTCAAAGGGAAGGTTGAGTGCGCAGTGATAGATTGCCCTGAACTGCCACCATATTGCGAAAAATATACGCCACCTGGAAAATGTTGCCCGGAGTGTAAAACAG ACAGCGGTTGCGAACTGAATGGCAAGAAATATGCAGAAG gaGAAAAGGTTCCAACTCCAAATCCTTGCAAGATCTGCTCTTGCCAATTTGGGAAAATTAACTGCAAAGACGTCAAATGTAAACAATGCGATGCGTACAAACCACCGGACAAGTGTTGCTGTTGA
- the LOC127860263 gene encoding kielin/chordin-like protein isoform X5: protein MRSGGLVLGAILVFLVAVVSAGRAKKCKDGKVYGSFGQEYDAPKNPCKPCTCRNGRWKCVTIDCPKPNCDNPYKPPGKCCKECKPGCEIDGKKYNDGEDVPSDNKCEVCKCLKGTVECNPTGCPPLPSYCEKPYTPTGKCCPECKTGCDYSDTHYDEDGNVPSDNKCKTCKCIKGKVECYPVECPPLPSFCEKPYTPPGQCCPECKTGCDYNDKHYDEDGNVPSDNKCKTCKCIKGKVECYPIGCPPLPSYCEKPYTPPGQCCPECKTGCDYNDKHYDEDGNVPSDNKCKTCKCIKGKVKCHPIGCPPLPSYCEKPYKPPGQCCPECKTGCDYNDKHYDEDGNVPSDNKCKTCKCIKGKVDCYPIGCPPLPSYCEKPYTPPGQCCPECKTGCDYNDHHYDEDGNVPSDNKCKTCKCIKGKVDCYPIGCPPLPSYCEKPYTPPGQCCPECKTGCDYNDHHYDEDGNVPSDNKCKTCKCIKGKVECYPIGCPPLPSYCEKPYTPPGQCCPECKTGCDYNDKHYDEDGNVPSDNKCKTCKCIKGKVECYPIGCPPLPSYCEKPYTPPGQCCPECKTGCGYKDKEYAEDDSVPSENPCEVCKCVKGKVECAVIDCPELPPYCEKYTPPGKCCPECKTDSGCELNGKKYAEGEKVPTPNPCKICSCQFGKINCKDVKCKQCDAYKPPDKCCC from the exons AGTGCAAAGATGGAAAAGTATATGGAAGCTTTGGTCAAG AATACGATGCACCCAAAAACCCTTGTAAACCATGCACGTGTCGCAACGGGAGATGGAAGTGTGTTACTATTGACTGCCCCAAGCCAAACTGTGACAACCCTTACAAACCACCGGGAAAGTGCTGTAAGGAATGCAAACCAG GCTGCGAAATTGatggaaaaaaatataacgatg GTGAAGATGTGCCGAGTGACAATAAGTGTGAAGTGTGCAAGTGCCTTAAAGGGACGGTAGAGTGCAACCCCACAGGATGTCCACCTTTACCGTCTTATTGTGAAAAACCGTACACACCAACGGGAAAATGTTGCCCGGAATGCAAAACAG GTTGCGATTACAGTGACACGCACTATGATGAAG ACGGCAATGTCCCGAGCGACAATAAGTGTAAAACCTGCAAGTGCATCAAAGGGAAGGTAGAGTGCTATCCCGTAGAATGTCCGCCTTTGCCGTCGTTTTGTGAAAAACCATACACACCACCGGGGCAATGTTGCCCGGAATGTAAAACAG gTTGCGATTATAATGACAAGCACTATGATGAAG ACGGCAATGTCCCGAGCGACAATAAGTGTAAAACCTGCAAGTGCATCAAAGGGAAGGTAGAGTGCTATCCCATAGGATGTCCACCTTTGCCGTCGTATTGTGAAAAACCGTACACACCACCGGGGCAATGTTGCCCGGAATGTAAAACAG gtTGCGATTATAATGACAAGCACTATGATGAAG ACGGCAATGTCCCGAGCGACAATAAGTGTAAAACCTGCAAGTGCATCAAAGGGAAG GTAAAGTGCCATCCAATTGGTTGTCCACCGTTGCCGTCGTATTGTGAAAAACCGTACAAACCACCCGGACAATGTTGCCCGGAATGTAAAACAG GTTGCGATTACAATGACAAGCACTATGATGAAG ACGGCAATGTCCCGAGCGACAATAAGTGTAAAACCTGCAAGTGCATCAAAGGGAAGGTAGATTGCTATCCCATAGGATGCCCACCTTTGCCGTCGTATTGTGAAAAACCATACACACCACCGGGGCAATGTTGCCCGGAATGTAAAACAG gtTGCGATTATAATGACCATCACTATGATGAAG ACGGCAATGTCCCGAGCGACAATAAGTGTAAAACCTGCAAGTGCATCAAAGGGAAGGTAGATTGCTATCCCATAGGATGCCCACCTTTGCCGTCGTATTGTGAAAAACCATACACACCACCGGGGCAATGTTGCCCGGAATGTAAAACAG gtTGCGATTATAATGACCATCACTATGATGAAG ACGGCAATGTCCCGAGCGATAATAAGTGCAAAACCTGCAAGTGCATCAAAGGGAAGGTAGAGTGCTATCCCATAGGATGCCCACCTTTGCCGTCGTATTGTGAAAAACCATACACACCACCGGGGCAATGTTGCCCGGAATGTAAAACAG gtTGCGATTATAATGACAAGCACTATGATGAAG ACGGAAATGTCCCGAGCGATAATAAGTGCAAAACCTGCAAGTGCATCAAAGGGAAGGTAGAGTGCTATCCCATAGGATGTCCACCTTTGCCGTCGTATTGTGAAAAACCGTACACACCACCGGGACAATGTTGCCCGGAATGTAAAACAG GTTGCGGTTATAAAGACAAGGAATATGCTGAag ACGACAGTGTGCCAAGCGAGAATCCTTGTGAAGTGTGCAAGTGTGTCAAAGGGAAGGTTGAGTGCGCAGTGATAGATTGCCCTGAACTGCCACCATATTGCGAAAAATATACGCCACCTGGAAAATGTTGCCCGGAGTGTAAAACAG ACAGCGGTTGCGAACTGAATGGCAAGAAATATGCAGAAG gaGAAAAGGTTCCAACTCCAAATCCTTGCAAGATCTGCTCTTGCCAATTTGGGAAAATTAACTGCAAAGACGTCAAATGTAAACAATGCGATGCGTACAAACCACCGGACAAGTGTTGCTGTTGA
- the LOC127860263 gene encoding kielin/chordin-like protein isoform X28: MRSGGLVLGAILVFLVAVVSAGRAKKCKDGKVYGSFGQEYDAPKNPCKPCTCRNGRWKCVTIDCPKPNCDNPYKPPGKCCKECKPGCEIDGKKYNDGEDVPSDNKCEVCKCLKGTVECNPTGCPPLPSYCEKPYTPTGKCCPECKTGCDYSDTHYDEDGNVPSDNKCKTCKCIKGKVECYPVECPPLPSFCEKPYTPPGQCCPECKTGCDYNDKHYDEDGNVPSDNKCKTCKCIKGKVECYPIGCPPLPSYCEKPYTPPGQCCPECKTGCDYNDKHYDEDGNVPSDNKCKTCKCIKGKVECYPVECPPLPSYCEKPYTPPGQCCPECKTGCDYNDHHYDEDGNVPSDNKCKTCKCIKGKVDCYPIGCPPLPSYCEKPYTPPGQCCPECKTGCDYNDHHYDEDGNVPSDNKCKTCKCIKGKVECYPIGCPPLPSYCEKPYTPPGQCCPECKTGCDYNDKHYDEDGNVPSDNKCKTCKCIKGKVECYPIGCPPLPSYCEKPYTPPGQCCPECKTGCGYKDKEYAEDDSVPSENPCEVCKCVKGKVECAVIDCPELPPYCEKYTPPGKCCPECKTDSGCELNGKKYAEGEKVPTPNPCKICSCQFGKINCKDVKCKQCDAYKPPDKCCC; this comes from the exons AGTGCAAAGATGGAAAAGTATATGGAAGCTTTGGTCAAG AATACGATGCACCCAAAAACCCTTGTAAACCATGCACGTGTCGCAACGGGAGATGGAAGTGTGTTACTATTGACTGCCCCAAGCCAAACTGTGACAACCCTTACAAACCACCGGGAAAGTGCTGTAAGGAATGCAAACCAG GCTGCGAAATTGatggaaaaaaatataacgatg GTGAAGATGTGCCGAGTGACAATAAGTGTGAAGTGTGCAAGTGCCTTAAAGGGACGGTAGAGTGCAACCCCACAGGATGTCCACCTTTACCGTCTTATTGTGAAAAACCGTACACACCAACGGGAAAATGTTGCCCGGAATGCAAAACAG GTTGCGATTACAGTGACACGCACTATGATGAAG ACGGCAATGTCCCGAGCGACAATAAGTGTAAAACCTGCAAGTGCATCAAAGGGAAGGTAGAGTGCTATCCCGTAGAATGTCCGCCTTTGCCGTCGTTTTGTGAAAAACCATACACACCACCGGGGCAATGTTGCCCGGAATGTAAAACAG gTTGCGATTATAATGACAAGCACTATGATGAAG ACGGCAATGTCCCGAGCGACAATAAGTGTAAAACCTGCAAGTGCATCAAAGGGAAGGTAGAGTGCTATCCCATAGGATGTCCACCTTTGCCGTCGTATTGTGAAAAACCGTACACACCACCGGGGCAATGTTGCCCGGAATGTAAAACAG gtTGCGATTATAATGACAAGCACTATGATGAAG ACGGCAATGTCCCGAGCGACAATAAGTGTAAAACCTGCAAGTGCATCAAAGGGAAGGTAGAGTGCTATCCCGTAGAATGTCCACCATTGCCGTCGTATTGTGAAAAACCGTACACACCACCGGGGCAATGTTGCCCGGAATGTAAAACAG gtTGCGATTATAATGACCATCACTATGATGAAG ACGGCAATGTCCCGAGCGACAATAAGTGTAAAACCTGCAAGTGCATCAAAGGGAAGGTAGATTGCTATCCCATAGGATGCCCACCTTTGCCGTCGTATTGTGAAAAACCATACACACCACCGGGGCAATGTTGCCCGGAATGTAAAACAG gtTGCGATTATAATGACCATCACTATGATGAAG ACGGCAATGTCCCGAGCGATAATAAGTGCAAAACCTGCAAGTGCATCAAAGGGAAGGTAGAGTGCTATCCCATAGGATGCCCACCTTTGCCGTCGTATTGTGAAAAACCATACACACCACCGGGGCAATGTTGCCCGGAATGTAAAACAG gtTGCGATTATAATGACAAGCACTATGATGAAG ACGGAAATGTCCCGAGCGATAATAAGTGCAAAACCTGCAAGTGCATCAAAGGGAAGGTAGAGTGCTATCCCATAGGATGTCCACCTTTGCCGTCGTATTGTGAAAAACCGTACACACCACCGGGACAATGTTGCCCGGAATGTAAAACAG GTTGCGGTTATAAAGACAAGGAATATGCTGAag ACGACAGTGTGCCAAGCGAGAATCCTTGTGAAGTGTGCAAGTGTGTCAAAGGGAAGGTTGAGTGCGCAGTGATAGATTGCCCTGAACTGCCACCATATTGCGAAAAATATACGCCACCTGGAAAATGTTGCCCGGAGTGTAAAACAG ACAGCGGTTGCGAACTGAATGGCAAGAAATATGCAGAAG gaGAAAAGGTTCCAACTCCAAATCCTTGCAAGATCTGCTCTTGCCAATTTGGGAAAATTAACTGCAAAGACGTCAAATGTAAACAATGCGATGCGTACAAACCACCGGACAAGTGTTGCTGTTGA